A region from the Vulpes lagopus strain Blue_001 chromosome 5, ASM1834538v1, whole genome shotgun sequence genome encodes:
- the LBH gene encoding protein LBH has translation MSVYFPIHCPDYLRSAEMTEVMMNTPSMEEIGLNPRKDGLSYQIFPDPSDFDRCCKLKDRLPSIVVEPTEGEVESGELRWPPEEFLVQEDEQDNCEETEKDNKEQ, from the exons CCCCGACTATCTGAGATCTGCCGAGATGACTGAAGTGATGATGAACACCCCATCCATGGAGGAGATTGGCCTCAACCCCCGAAAGGATGGCCTCTCTTATCAG ATCTTTCCTGACCCTTCAGACTTTGACCGTTGCTGCAAGCTCAAAGACCGTCTGCCCTCCATCGTGGTGGAGCCCACGGAGGGCGAGGTGGAGAGTGGGGAGCTCCGGTGGCCCCCGGAGGAGTTCTTGGTCCAGGAGGATGAGCAAGACAACtgtgaagagacagagaaagacaacaaGGAGCAATAG